From the genome of Candidatus Caldatribacterium sp.:
CCCAGTGGGAGACGCGTCTTGATGCCTTTTTGGAGATGATTCGTCATGGGTAGCCCCTCACCCTTCCTCCTCAGGACGATTCGCTTCCTCATTGAGCGTCCCACTCTCTTTAAGCTCCTTGGACCGTACGAGTGGTGGATCCGCCGGAAGTACCCAAACCCAAATCTTGCACAGTTCTCTTTCCAGGTAACCATCCACACCATCCTGACCCTCTACGGGCGGAAGAAAAAGGTCGCCTGGGCGAGTCTCTTCTTTCCGTCGGAGTTCCTCCATGCCGCCTCTTTCGCCCCTTTCTACCCGGAAATTGGGGCAGGTCTTGTGGCAGCCTTAGGATTTGCCCATCTTCCCCTTGCAGAAGCCGAAAAAGCCTGGTTCTCTCAGGACCTCTGCAGCTACCACCGGGAAAGCATCGGCATGAGTTTACTTCGATTCTTCCCTAAGCCTGATTTCCTCTTCGCCACCTCGACCATCTGCCAGGGAACAGTGGGTTTCTTCGAGACCCTCCAGGAAATCTGGAAGGTTCCCCTGTTCCTCGTGGATGTTCCGAAAGAGGAAAGTTCTGAAGCCAAAAGGTACGTTGCGCAGCAGCTTGCCACGATTGCCCAAAGACTCAGGGAGTGGGGAATCCGCTTTTTCTGGGACGAACCCTTTGCCCTCTCTAACAGAACCCGAGAAATTCTCGGAGAAATTG
Proteins encoded in this window:
- a CDS encoding 2-hydroxyacyl-CoA dehydratase — translated: MGSPSPFLLRTIRFLIERPTLFKLLGPYEWWIRRKYPNPNLAQFSFQVTIHTILTLYGRKKKVAWASLFFPSEFLHAASFAPFYPEIGAGLVAALGFAHLPLAEAEKAWFSQDLCSYHRESIGMSLLRFFPKPDFLFATSTICQGTVGFFETLQEIWKVPLFLVDVPKEESSEAKRYVAQQLATIAQRLREWGIRFFWDEPFALSNRTREILGEIASLRQRKDRMLLPPTKNLDYLPYYYEFLGDPIALSFAERLKEHLAQPSRTLPHRLVWLHLKPFYSGMLPA